Within Verrucomicrobiota bacterium, the genomic segment CGAACAGCCCCGTGATTATCTATCCCATCCACCACGCCACGCTCGTCATGGTGTCGAGGGAGCGCACTATTTATGTCGATCCGGTCGGAGACGGCCAGCGGTTCAAAGGACTGCCCAGGCCGGACTTGATTCTCGTCACGGATGTCCACGAGGATCACCTGGACCTCAACACGCTGGCCCTGCTCACGCGTGACACCACTGCGATCGTGGCCCCGACGGCGGTGGCCGACAAATTGCCGGAAGACTTAAGAAAGCGGACTTCCGTTTTGGCGAACGGGGAATCCAACACTCTTGCGGGCGTGACCATCGAAGCCGTCCCGATGTACAACACGACCGAGGAACGCTTGAAATTCCACGAGAAGGGACGCGGCAACGGCTATGTCGTCACGGCGAGCAACAAACGCGTGTACGTCAGCGGGGACACCGAGGACATCCCGGAGATGCGCCAGTTGAAGAACATCGACGCCGCGTTTGTGTGCATGAACCTCCCTGACACGATGACGGTGGAACAAGCCGCCAGCGCCGTGCGCGAGTTCAAGCCCAAGATCGTCTGTCCCTATCATTGCCGAGGGAGCGATCTGGAAAAGTTCAAGCAACTTGTCGGGGAGGAGCCGGGTATCCAGGTCCTCTTGCGCGACTGGTACCGGTAAGGCAACCCTACCGCTGGTGGGGTGAGACTCCTGCCGAGCCTGATCGTGGAAGCCCCTTCATTTGCCGTCGCCAAAGCTCCGCGGGAGCGTCGCTCCACCCATTCTACGTTCCACGGAAGGCTTCTTCCTTCTTCGGAACTTTCAGATCGATGTGCAGATCGCGAAGCTGCTTGGATTCGACCGCAGCCGGTGAATCCGTCATCAGGTCGGCGCCCTTGGCCGTTTTCGGAAAAGCGATCACATCGCGGATGCTCGGCGTGCCGCAAAGAATCGCGTTGAGCCGATCGAACCCCAGAGCAATGCCTCCATGCGGCGGGCAGCCGTAGCGAAACGCTTCGAGCATGTAGCCAAACCGAGCCTTCACCACATCCGGCGGAATCTGAAGAACCTGCTCGAACACGATCTTCTGCAACTCCGGTTGGTGAATCCGAATGGAGCCTCCCCCCAACTCGACCCCGTTAACAACCACATCGTAATGCTGGCCGCGAACCTTCTTCGGGTCGCTAGTCAAAAGCGGAATGTCATCGGGAATCGGCGCCGTGAAGGGATGATGGCTTGAATACCAGCGGTTCTGTTCCTTGTCGAAACTCAGGAGTGGAAAATCAACGACCCAGAGAAAATCGAAGCGATCCGCCGGAATCGACAGCTTGCCTTGCCCGCGCAGCACCTCGGCGCAATAGAGGCGGATCTTCCCCAGAATTTCACACGCGGTCAGCCATTGGTCCGCCGCGAACAGAACGAGGTCGCCTTCCGCCATCGACAGTTTCCTGGCGAGCGCCGCTTTCTCGGCATCGGAGAAGAATTTCACGATGGGCGATTTCCACTCGCCGTTTTCCACCTTGATGTAGGCCAGGCCTTTCGCGCCGAAACTCTTCGCGCACTCGGTCATGGTTTCCATCTGTCCCTGCGTGGCGCAGGCCAGGCCTTTGGCGTTCATCGCCTTGACCACCCCGCCGCTGGCGACCGCGCCCGCGAACACCTTGAATGCGCTCGCGCGGAATTCCTCGGTCAGGTCCGCGATCTCCATCCCGAAGCGCGTGTCCGGTTTGTCGATGCCGTAGCGGTTCAGCGCCTCCTCGAAGGAAAGGCGTTTGAACGGCGTGGGAATTTCGGCGCCCAACGCCACCTTCCAGATGCGTTTCAAGAGACCTTCGACCAGATTGTAAATGTCTTCGCGCTCGATGAAGGACATCTCCAGGTCGATCTGCGTGAATTCGAGCTGGCGATCCGCACGCTGGTCTTCGTCGCGGAAACAGCGCGCC encodes:
- the aspS gene encoding aspartate--tRNA ligase translates to MKRTHHCNELRVDHIGQTATLSGWVHSRRDLGGVIFIDVRDREGRTQTVFDPSDLPKALFERAAALRSESVISVKGLVRRRPEGTNNPKIATGEVEVQAKELEVLNQADVLPFPVDDPEVASKVNEELRLQHRYLDLRRPEMARNLRLRSKVATATRVYFDEQGFLEVETPMLFKSTPEGAREFLIPSRIHPGEFYALPQSPQQFKQILMVAGVERYFQLARCFRDEDQRADRQLEFTQIDLEMSFIEREDIYNLVEGLLKRIWKVALGAEIPTPFKRLSFEEALNRYGIDKPDTRFGMEIADLTEEFRASAFKVFAGAVASGGVVKAMNAKGLACATQGQMETMTECAKSFGAKGLAYIKVENGEWKSPIVKFFSDAEKAALARKLSMAEGDLVLFAADQWLTACEILGKIRLYCAEVLRGQGKLSIPADRFDFLWVVDFPLLSFDKEQNRWYSSHHPFTAPIPDDIPLLTSDPKKVRGQHYDVVVNGVELGGGSIRIHQPELQKIVFEQVLQIPPDVVKARFGYMLEAFRYGCPPHGGIALGFDRLNAILCGTPSIRDVIAFPKTAKGADLMTDSPAAVESKQLRDLHIDLKVPKKEEAFRGT
- a CDS encoding MBL fold metallo-hydrolase, with the protein product MSKLGLNLMSKSRIVSGVLMEAPLNRRNSIVHKAMKKLRAGRPAWLALGLCLELFAESGSVIGASLKTPGSPIAITNSPVIIYPIHHATLVMVSRERTIYVDPVGDGQRFKGLPRPDLILVTDVHEDHLDLNTLALLTRDTTAIVAPTAVADKLPEDLRKRTSVLANGESNTLAGVTIEAVPMYNTTEERLKFHEKGRGNGYVVTASNKRVYVSGDTEDIPEMRQLKNIDAAFVCMNLPDTMTVEQAASAVREFKPKIVCPYHCRGSDLEKFKQLVGEEPGIQVLLRDWYR